A region from the Sutcliffiella horikoshii genome encodes:
- the glyQ gene encoding glycine--tRNA ligase subunit alpha yields MNIQNMILTLQNHWSEQGCILMQAYDVEKGAGTMSPYTFLRSIGPEPWNVAYVEPSRRPVDGRYGENPNRLYQHHQFQVIMKPSPDNIQELYLESLKKLGIDPLKHDIRFVEDNWEAPTLGAAGLGWEVWLDGMEITQFTYFQQVGGIECKPVSVEITYGIERLASYIQDKENVFDLEWTEGFTVRDIFLQPEYEHSKYTFETSDPDMLFSLFDIYEKEAHRQMDHGLVHPAYDYVLKCSHTFNQLDARGAISVTERTGYIGRVRNLARKVARTFYEEREKLGFPILKKEESTNE; encoded by the coding sequence ATGAACATCCAAAACATGATCCTGACCCTGCAAAACCACTGGTCAGAACAAGGCTGTATCCTCATGCAAGCCTACGACGTAGAAAAAGGTGCCGGAACAATGAGCCCATATACATTCCTAAGAAGCATCGGCCCAGAGCCATGGAACGTAGCATACGTCGAACCATCCAGAAGACCGGTAGACGGCCGTTACGGCGAAAACCCAAACCGCCTGTACCAACATCACCAATTTCAAGTAATCATGAAACCATCACCAGACAACATCCAAGAACTATACTTGGAATCACTCAAGAAACTTGGAATAGACCCGCTAAAACATGACATCCGCTTTGTAGAAGATAACTGGGAAGCTCCAACGCTTGGGGCAGCAGGACTTGGCTGGGAAGTTTGGCTGGACGGAATGGAAATCACCCAATTCACATACTTCCAACAGGTCGGTGGAATTGAATGCAAACCGGTTTCTGTAGAAATCACATATGGTATTGAGCGACTTGCATCATACATCCAAGACAAAGAAAATGTATTTGACCTAGAATGGACAGAAGGATTCACCGTTCGTGATATTTTCCTTCAACCGGAATATGAACACTCTAAATATACATTTGAAACATCCGATCCGGATATGCTGTTCTCTTTGTTTGATATCTATGAAAAAGAAGCGCACCGCCAGATGGACCATGGTCTCGTCCACCCGGCATATGATTATGTATTAAAATGCTCCCATACATTCAACCAATTGGACGCACGCGGCGCTATAAGTGTTACCGAACGAACTGGTTATATCGGTCGTGTAAGAAATCTAGCGCGTAAAGTGGCAAGAACCTTCTATGAGGAAAGAGAAAAGCTAGGTTTCCCAATTTTGAAAAAGGAGGAGAGCACCAATGAGTAA